Proteins encoded within one genomic window of Halorussus salilacus:
- a CDS encoding class I SAM-dependent methyltransferase has product MEDAEESPVADATRDEVRETYDRIAAHFSATREYPWPEVEAFLADRSRVEVALDLGCGNGRHAELLARSADRVVGADASPALLAEARDRAADRGFDADLVGADAARIPLRDATAGLAVYVATLHHLPSRELRIASLDELARVLTPGGTALVSAWSTAHDRFEESESFDTTIDWTLPGGERVERFYHIYSPAEFEADIAASALELVEFELSSGNCYATVSRAKQ; this is encoded by the coding sequence ATGGAGGACGCCGAGGAGTCGCCCGTCGCCGACGCGACTCGCGACGAGGTCCGGGAGACCTACGACCGCATCGCGGCCCACTTCTCCGCGACCCGCGAGTACCCGTGGCCGGAGGTCGAGGCGTTCCTCGCCGACCGGTCCCGGGTCGAGGTCGCGCTCGACCTCGGATGCGGCAACGGCCGCCACGCCGAACTCCTCGCGAGGTCGGCCGACCGCGTGGTCGGTGCCGACGCGAGTCCGGCACTCCTCGCGGAGGCCCGCGACCGCGCCGCAGACCGCGGGTTCGACGCCGACCTCGTGGGGGCCGACGCCGCGCGGATTCCGCTCCGGGACGCGACCGCGGGGCTGGCGGTGTACGTCGCGACGCTCCACCACCTCCCGTCCCGCGAGCTGCGAATCGCGAGTCTGGACGAACTCGCGCGCGTGCTGACACCCGGCGGGACCGCGCTCGTCAGCGCGTGGAGCACCGCCCACGACCGATTCGAGGAGAGCGAGAGCTTCGACACGACGATAGACTGGACCCTGCCGGGCGGCGAGCGCGTCGAGCGCTTTTACCACATCTACTCGCCCGCGGAGTTCGAGGCCGACATCGCGGCGAGCGCGCTCGAACTCGTCGAGTTCGAGCTTTCGAGCGGGAACTGCTACGCCACCGTCTCCCGGGCGAAACAGTAA
- a CDS encoding PAS domain S-box protein, with the protein MTDAVSVVYLAPDRATAESVESLLEDERPGISLSAVTSVERVERALDALDGDPPGRVVVDAEVVGRSDGDLVAELRDANPDVPVETVESDASGGERERALAAGIAAAATPANGDGFVEDAHFRALAEAVSDAILVIDTDSVVRFANPAVEGVFGYAPDELVGESLTELMPEEYREPHREGIERYLREDERRLDWESLEFPGEHRDGHEIPLGLSFSEFVREGELLFTGIVRDITQRRRREDELRDRVDQQRAVAEFSQRALEDRPLDELFEEAVELVAETLDHEYTKVLELTPDRDDLLLRSGVGWDEGVVGSATVPSDEGSQAGYTLLSEEPVVVEDLDAEDRFSGPDLLTSHGVKSGVSTVIGTPGDPWGILGTHDTDRRTYADHDVQFVRSLASILATAVQRRERERDLKRYGAMVEAVGDGVYALDSESRFLAVNDAYVSLTGYSREELVGERASTVVPESAREAVEPTQSALDPETVTTTETATTETAIRTADGEEVPVEARVSALPLGDGRWGQVGVVRDISDRRRREQKLTSLHEMMGALADAEASDDIASLAVDAAVETLGFENAAVALYDDDEGRLTPAARRWREDEPIDEALLGTRSDDLLWRTFVDGETRVVRDLPAELDAEVSMGAALAVPLGKHGAFLAADPEPGSFEETDVSLADILCANVESALDRAGREETLRDQRNALREKNRELERVNRLNRVIREMTRVLTSASTDEEVMQAVCDRLAATGPYRFAWFGEPDPATGEVEPRAWAGVEEGYLDEISVTADESPTGRGPAGRALRTGEPKAQADLLGDPPFEPWREQALKRGYRSSVSVPVTYGNTTHGVLNIYAGEPGVFDETERSVLAELGETIGYALNAIERKEALVSERSVDLDFRVRDEDDPILSFVAETGARLDFENAVQRSDGLLHIFVTLSDVSPDSVASAADDISRIAEARLVADRGDETLYEVALGGESILAVLVDHGAIPRSMTMAGTEARFVVRVPQSADVRTIVGLFEDIYDEVELVARRERDEPVMTRHEFERELEDRLTDRQREVLELAYFSGFFEWPRESTAEEIAEALDVSQPTVSRHIRGAERTLFSLIFEE; encoded by the coding sequence ATGACTGACGCCGTTAGCGTCGTCTACCTCGCGCCGGACCGCGCGACCGCGGAGTCCGTCGAGTCGCTCCTCGAAGACGAACGCCCCGGGATATCCCTGTCGGCGGTCACGAGCGTCGAGCGCGTCGAGCGCGCGCTCGACGCGCTCGACGGCGACCCGCCCGGCCGCGTGGTCGTCGACGCCGAAGTCGTCGGGCGGTCCGACGGCGACCTCGTCGCGGAGCTCCGCGACGCGAACCCGGACGTACCGGTCGAGACGGTCGAGTCCGACGCGTCGGGCGGCGAGCGCGAACGCGCGCTCGCCGCCGGAATCGCGGCGGCCGCGACGCCCGCGAACGGCGACGGATTCGTCGAGGACGCCCACTTCCGCGCGCTGGCGGAGGCCGTCTCCGACGCCATCCTCGTCATCGACACCGACAGCGTCGTTCGGTTCGCCAACCCCGCCGTCGAGGGCGTGTTCGGCTACGCCCCCGACGAACTGGTCGGCGAGTCGCTGACCGAACTCATGCCCGAGGAGTACCGCGAGCCCCACCGGGAGGGAATCGAGCGGTACCTCCGCGAGGACGAGCGCCGACTTGACTGGGAGTCCCTCGAATTCCCGGGCGAACACCGCGACGGCCACGAGATTCCGCTGGGCCTGTCGTTCAGCGAGTTCGTCCGCGAGGGCGAACTCCTGTTCACCGGCATCGTGCGCGACATCACCCAGCGCAGGCGTCGGGAGGACGAACTCCGCGACCGGGTCGACCAACAGCGCGCGGTCGCGGAGTTCTCCCAGCGCGCGCTCGAAGACCGACCGCTCGACGAACTGTTCGAGGAGGCGGTCGAACTCGTCGCCGAGACCCTCGACCACGAGTACACCAAGGTGCTGGAACTGACCCCCGACCGCGATGACCTCCTGTTGCGGAGCGGCGTGGGGTGGGACGAGGGCGTCGTCGGCTCGGCGACCGTCCCCAGCGACGAGGGGTCGCAGGCGGGCTACACCCTCCTCTCGGAGGAGCCGGTGGTGGTCGAGGACCTCGACGCCGAAGACCGGTTCTCGGGGCCCGACCTGCTCACCTCCCACGGCGTGAAAAGCGGCGTCAGCACCGTCATCGGGACCCCCGGCGACCCGTGGGGCATCCTCGGCACCCACGACACCGACCGCCGGACGTACGCCGACCACGACGTCCAGTTCGTCCGGAGCCTCGCCTCCATCCTCGCCACCGCCGTCCAGCGCCGCGAGCGCGAGCGCGACCTCAAACGCTACGGGGCGATGGTGGAGGCGGTCGGCGACGGGGTCTACGCGCTCGATTCCGAGTCGCGGTTCCTCGCGGTCAACGACGCCTACGTCTCGCTGACGGGCTACTCCCGCGAGGAACTGGTCGGCGAACGCGCCTCGACGGTCGTCCCGGAGTCGGCGCGCGAGGCGGTCGAGCCGACGCAATCGGCGCTCGACCCCGAGACCGTGACGACGACCGAGACCGCGACGACGGAGACGGCGATTCGGACCGCCGACGGCGAGGAGGTCCCCGTCGAGGCGCGCGTCTCGGCGCTCCCGCTCGGCGACGGCCGGTGGGGACAGGTCGGCGTCGTCCGTGACATCTCCGACCGCAGACGCCGCGAGCAGAAGCTCACCTCGCTCCACGAGATGATGGGGGCGCTGGCCGACGCCGAAGCCAGCGACGACATCGCGAGCCTCGCGGTCGACGCCGCGGTCGAGACGCTGGGGTTCGAGAACGCGGCCGTGGCGCTCTACGACGACGACGAGGGGCGACTCACGCCCGCCGCCCGGCGGTGGCGCGAGGACGAACCCATCGACGAGGCGCTCCTCGGGACCCGGAGCGACGACCTGCTGTGGCGGACGTTCGTCGACGGCGAGACCCGGGTCGTCCGGGACCTCCCCGCGGAACTCGACGCCGAGGTGTCGATGGGAGCCGCGTTGGCGGTGCCGCTCGGGAAGCACGGCGCGTTCCTCGCGGCGGACCCCGAACCGGGGTCGTTCGAGGAGACCGACGTCTCGCTCGCCGACATCCTGTGTGCGAACGTCGAGTCGGCGCTCGACCGGGCGGGTCGCGAGGAGACGCTCCGGGACCAGCGCAACGCCCTCCGGGAGAAGAACCGAGAGCTCGAACGCGTCAACCGACTCAATCGGGTCATCCGGGAGATGACCCGGGTCCTGACCAGCGCCTCGACCGACGAGGAGGTCATGCAGGCGGTCTGCGACCGGCTGGCCGCGACCGGTCCGTACCGGTTCGCGTGGTTCGGCGAGCCCGACCCCGCGACCGGCGAGGTCGAGCCGCGAGCGTGGGCCGGAGTCGAGGAGGGGTACCTCGACGAGATATCGGTCACGGCCGACGAGTCGCCGACCGGGAGAGGACCCGCGGGCCGGGCGCTCCGGACCGGAGAGCCCAAGGCGCAGGCCGACCTGCTCGGCGACCCGCCGTTCGAACCGTGGCGCGAGCAGGCGCTCAAGCGGGGGTACCGGTCGAGCGTGTCGGTTCCGGTCACCTACGGCAACACGACGCACGGCGTCCTCAACATCTACGCGGGCGAACCCGGCGTGTTCGACGAGACCGAGCGGTCGGTGCTGGCGGAGCTCGGCGAGACCATCGGGTACGCGCTCAACGCCATCGAGCGCAAGGAGGCGCTGGTGAGCGAGCGGTCGGTCGACCTCGACTTCAGGGTCCGCGACGAGGACGACCCCATCCTCTCGTTCGTGGCCGAGACCGGGGCGCGCCTCGACTTCGAGAACGCCGTCCAGCGAAGCGACGGTCTCCTCCACATCTTCGTCACGCTCAGCGACGTCTCCCCCGATTCGGTGGCGTCGGCCGCCGACGACATCTCGCGGATCGCGGAGGCGCGACTGGTGGCCGACCGCGGCGACGAGACCCTCTACGAGGTGGCGCTCGGCGGCGAGTCCATCCTCGCGGTGCTGGTCGACCACGGCGCGATTCCCCGGTCGATGACCATGGCGGGCACGGAGGCCCGGTTCGTCGTCCGGGTGCCACAGAGCGCCGACGTGCGGACCATCGTGGGGCTGTTCGAGGACATCTACGACGAGGTGGAACTGGTCGCCCGGCGGGAGCGCGACGAACCGGTGATGACCCGCCACGAGTTCGAGCGGGAGCTCGAGGACCGACTGACCGACCGCCAGCGCGAGGTGCTGGAGCTCGCGTACTTCAGCGGCTTCTTCGAGTGGCCCCGCGAGAGCACCGCCGAGGAGATCGCCGAGGCGCTCGACGTGTCCCAGCCCACCGTGAGCCGCCACATCCGGGGTGCCGAACGGACGCTGTTCTCGCTCATCTTCGAGGAGTAG
- a CDS encoding HalOD1 output domain-containing protein: MSQTMTTETFDDMSASQRVIEAVADETGDDLTEVGPLYHVIDPDALDRLFAPTNRTGRTEGFVEFTFAGCDVVVRGDGTVDATRRGIDAETESDAHVRPRSNADR; the protein is encoded by the coding sequence ATGAGCCAGACAATGACCACGGAAACCTTCGACGACATGTCGGCCAGCCAGCGCGTGATCGAGGCGGTCGCAGACGAGACCGGCGACGACCTGACCGAGGTCGGCCCCCTCTATCACGTCATCGACCCCGACGCCCTCGACCGACTGTTCGCGCCGACCAACCGGACGGGACGCACCGAGGGGTTCGTGGAGTTCACCTTCGCCGGATGCGACGTGGTGGTCCGCGGCGACGGGACGGTCGACGCGACCCGGCGCGGCATCGACGCGGAGACCGAGAGTGACGCCCACG